The following are encoded together in the Armatimonadota bacterium genome:
- a CDS encoding PH domain-containing protein, whose translation MRKYLPAAADLIVYKVTGALIAFAILMLALAGGLTMLPMPVVIIMYSLAGATAIILSIGWLIRPSRYEVGNNKITIARTWPFPPITIRLSDIKDVRHLTLESLKPASLALPWIFGYSGRFKSNELGDLFISATGIKEVVLVETNDGKFILSPSNPKRFVKHVHDAIGR comes from the coding sequence ATGAGAAAATATCTCCCCGCTGCCGCGGACTTAATTGTTTATAAGGTTACAGGCGCTCTCATAGCCTTTGCGATACTGATGCTTGCACTTGCAGGCGGACTGACTATGCTGCCAATGCCCGTCGTAATAATCATGTACAGCTTAGCAGGCGCAACAGCCATTATTCTCAGCATCGGCTGGCTGATAAGGCCATCACGATATGAAGTAGGCAACAATAAGATTACGATTGCAAGGACTTGGCCATTTCCGCCAATTACAATCCGTTTATCTGATATCAAAGATGTCCGTCATTTAACTCTTGAATCGCTCAAGCCCGCTTCGCTTGCACTTCCATGGATTTTTGGCTACTCTGGACGCTTTAAAAGTAACGAACTTGGCGACTTATTTATTTCGGCAACGGGAATTAAAGAAGTTGTCCTTGTAGAAACAAATGACGGGAAGTTTATCCTAAGCCCATCGAACCCAAAGCGCTTTGTGAAGCACGTGCACGATGCAATAGGCAGATAA
- a CDS encoding efflux RND transporter permease subunit has translation MWLTNLSIKRPIVILMLFSAIAVLGIKSRSRMPTDLYPKIQFPFITIMTVYPGAGPEEIETLVSKPIEDAVGAVNGMKNLVSYSQEGISIIGIELELETDVDVAMADVRAKVDAARDKLPNDVEAPVIQKVDVSAIPVLTLGMSSKRPAKELREIADDIIKDQLGKLKGVASVNITGGDIREIQVNVDKSRLEAYGLSINQIAQAIAVANLNLPSGRITEGRRDYAIRAVGEFESVDDIRNLKLSLPGPKNSMRVLTLSDIAEVKDTTAEREQLTRLQKKESIGIEIIKQSDANTVEVVDAAKEELNALKAILPKDVEIAIVLDQSERVREALSDVNVSLFLGAFLAVLIVFLFLHNIRGTFIVAIAIPTSIIATFIPISFAGFTLNMMVMMGLSLAVGILVDDSIVVLENIYRHLSKGESPPEAALNGRTEIGLAAITITLVDVVVFVPIAFMGGIVGMFFREFGITVASATLFSLLVSFTLTPMLASRWYRKDEAVEAKTGLFAKFDEFYHSLDRHYRNVLSWALGHRWQVITIGFGSLLFVFLVAGAFLGTNFFPEIDQGAVGVSIEMPAGTSLAATDAVAAHIEDIAARIPEAKDIFTKVGTSGGGRIQAGSTGPNFAEVTIALKEKESTFDRILRPFTPKDKRKRVRLDSEIARDLGRQIGDIPGAIIKVKAQASMGGGQMPIDIELTGGTDAERNQIAEKVKNIVAGTPGVMNADLSWKVGKPEVKANIDRLKAANMGLTVGQIASALRMSIAGNTDTKFRQEGKEYDIRVRLNEYDRYSLSDVGRTVVGSVNGRPIFLQDVANIVRTTGPTMIERKNRQRKISVTADLMPGYALQGVRKAIDNNLKAIDMGNVRYRWGGQVEMMGESFGHMRSALILAILLVYMLMAALFESLLNPFIIMFSIPMALIGAILALVITGETMSIVSMIGIIMLMGLVTKNAILLIDYTNTLRSRGKERNEAILEAGPTRLRPILMTTLAMIFGMLPTALKLGRGSEFRAPMAIAVIGGLIVSTLLTLVVVPTLYSVFDDLMAGWQDRKRRLLGRLAVVPSEVESKEEVEMQV, from the coding sequence ATGTGGTTGACTAACCTATCAATCAAACGCCCAATTGTCATATTGATGCTGTTCTCAGCAATTGCTGTATTGGGCATTAAGTCCAGATCGCGAATGCCCACCGACTTATACCCTAAGATACAGTTTCCTTTTATAACCATAATGACTGTATACCCCGGGGCTGGTCCAGAGGAGATAGAGACCCTTGTAAGCAAGCCAATTGAGGACGCCGTAGGTGCTGTCAATGGTATGAAGAACTTGGTGTCCTATTCTCAAGAAGGCATCTCGATTATTGGCATTGAGCTGGAGTTAGAGACCGATGTTGACGTAGCAATGGCTGACGTTCGCGCCAAAGTTGACGCGGCAAGAGACAAGCTACCGAATGATGTTGAAGCGCCGGTAATTCAAAAGGTTGACGTTAGTGCTATTCCCGTACTGACGCTCGGCATGTCAAGCAAGCGGCCTGCGAAGGAACTAAGGGAGATCGCAGACGATATAATCAAAGACCAGCTTGGAAAGCTAAAAGGTGTAGCATCTGTTAACATTACTGGCGGCGATATTCGTGAAATACAAGTAAATGTTGATAAAAGCCGCCTCGAAGCATACGGCCTCTCGATAAATCAAATTGCGCAAGCAATTGCAGTAGCCAACCTTAACCTCCCGAGTGGACGGATAACAGAAGGAAGGCGCGACTATGCCATTAGGGCTGTGGGTGAGTTTGAAAGCGTAGATGATATTCGTAACCTGAAATTGAGCTTACCTGGACCAAAGAACAGCATGCGAGTGCTGACTTTAAGCGACATAGCAGAGGTTAAGGACACGACAGCAGAGCGTGAACAGCTTACTCGCCTTCAAAAAAAGGAAAGCATCGGCATTGAAATCATTAAGCAATCGGATGCCAACACTGTCGAAGTGGTTGATGCCGCAAAGGAAGAGCTCAATGCTTTGAAAGCCATCCTGCCTAAAGATGTCGAGATTGCAATCGTGCTTGACCAGTCAGAGCGCGTACGCGAAGCGCTTTCGGATGTTAATGTAAGTCTCTTCCTTGGCGCATTCCTTGCAGTTTTAATTGTTTTTCTATTCCTGCATAACATCAGAGGCACATTCATCGTTGCCATCGCCATCCCGACGTCAATTATAGCCACATTCATCCCAATATCCTTTGCCGGCTTTACCCTGAATATGATGGTTATGATGGGTTTGTCTTTGGCGGTGGGCATCTTGGTTGACGACTCGATTGTTGTTCTCGAGAACATCTACCGCCACTTGTCCAAAGGAGAGTCGCCACCAGAAGCAGCGTTAAATGGGCGAACCGAAATTGGTCTGGCGGCTATTACGATAACGCTGGTTGATGTCGTTGTTTTTGTGCCCATTGCTTTTATGGGCGGAATCGTCGGCATGTTTTTTAGGGAGTTCGGCATAACTGTTGCATCGGCAACTCTCTTTTCGCTCCTAGTTTCGTTTACGCTCACCCCCATGCTTGCTTCGCGATGGTACCGCAAGGATGAGGCAGTGGAAGCGAAGACTGGGTTGTTTGCCAAGTTCGATGAATTTTATCACTCCCTGGATAGACATTACAGAAATGTCTTATCTTGGGCACTAGGACATAGATGGCAAGTTATTACCATTGGGTTTGGTTCTCTGCTCTTTGTTTTCTTGGTAGCGGGCGCATTCCTTGGTACCAACTTTTTCCCGGAAATTGACCAGGGTGCAGTTGGCGTCAGCATTGAAATGCCTGCAGGTACTTCCCTCGCCGCCACGGATGCTGTGGCAGCTCATATTGAGGATATTGCAGCTAGGATTCCCGAGGCGAAGGATATATTCACTAAGGTTGGTACTAGCGGAGGTGGCAGAATACAAGCGGGTTCGACTGGTCCGAACTTTGCGGAAGTGACCATTGCCCTTAAAGAGAAGGAAAGCACATTTGACCGAATTTTGCGGCCCTTCACTCCAAAAGATAAACGCAAGCGAGTTCGTTTGGATTCTGAAATAGCTAGGGACCTTGGGCGGCAAATAGGAGATATCCCAGGTGCAATTATCAAAGTGAAAGCCCAAGCTAGCATGGGTGGCGGCCAGATGCCAATTGATATTGAGCTTACGGGTGGAACGGATGCCGAACGAAACCAGATTGCTGAAAAAGTGAAAAATATCGTGGCGGGTACCCCCGGCGTAATGAACGCAGACCTCTCATGGAAGGTTGGCAAACCAGAGGTAAAGGCAAATATTGATCGCTTGAAAGCGGCAAATATGGGGCTGACAGTAGGGCAGATTGCATCAGCTTTGCGCATGTCAATAGCGGGCAATACTGATACCAAATTCCGACAAGAAGGAAAGGAATATGATATTCGAGTTCGGTTGAATGAATACGATCGCTATAGTCTGTCAGATGTTGGCCGCACAGTTGTAGGTTCGGTGAATGGTAGGCCAATTTTTCTTCAAGATGTCGCTAATATTGTGAGAACTACCGGGCCGACTATGATTGAGCGGAAGAATCGTCAGCGAAAGATATCTGTCACAGCCGATCTAATGCCAGGATATGCCCTCCAAGGGGTAAGGAAGGCTATTGATAACAACCTAAAAGCGATTGACATGGGGAATGTGCGTTATCGCTGGGGTGGCCAAGTGGAGATGATGGGTGAAAGCTTCGGGCATATGCGTAGTGCGCTAATCCTTGCAATTCTACTTGTCTACATGCTTATGGCTGCTCTGTTCGAATCCCTTCTAAATCCATTCATCATAATGTTTAGTATACCAATGGCGCTGATTGGAGCGATTCTTGCTCTTGTGATTACAGGCGAAACTATGAGCATTGTTTCCATGATTGGTATTATCATGCTCATGGGATTGGTGACAAAGAACGCAATCCTGCTAATTGACTATACCAATACCCTCAGAAGTAGGGGCAAGGAACGAAATGAGGCAATTCTCGAGGCTGGTCCAACAAGGTTGAGGCCCATTCTAATGACAACTCTTGCCATGATATTTGGCATGTTGCCGACTGCCTTAAAGCTTGGGCGCGGATCTGAGTTCCGTGCACCCATGGCAATTGCGGTTATTGGGGGTTTGATTGTATCCACATTGCTTACGCTTGTAGTAGTGCCAACGCTCTATTCCGTCTTCGATGATTTGATGGCTGGATGGCAGGATAGAAAGCGTAGACTACTCGGGCGGTTGGCGGTTGTTCCTTCAGAAGTTGAAAGCAAAGAAGAAGTCGAAATGCAAGTTTAA